GGGCGAGGCCGGAAAACAGGGTAATACCCATGACCAGCATAAACACCGAGGCCAGGACGAAATTGAAATCCTTGAACATGCGCAGGTCGACAAAGGGCTGCTCGGCCGTCAGCGAATGGACGACGAAGACCCAGAGGCCCGAGATGACGAGGCCCAGTTCCAGCCAGGTCTCGGTGGACTGGAACCAGCTGTTTTCCGCGCCGCGATCGAGCAGCAATTGCAGGGCGCCAACGGCCAGAGCCAGCATGCCGAAGCCGAAGAAATCGAAGCGCCGCCGCTTGATCTCGGTATTGGGCATATAGAGCAGGAGCATGGCGACGCAGAGCGCGCCGACCGGCACGTTGACCAGGAAAACCCAGCGCCAGTCGAAGCTCTCGGTGAGCCAGCCGCCCAGGGTCGGCCCGACAATGGGGGCGACCATGATGCCCATGCCATAGATGGCCATGGCCTGGCCGATCCGCTCCTTCGGGTTGATGTTGAGCATTACCGTCTGTGCCAGCGGAGCGATCATGGCACCGCACAGGCCCTGCAGGATGCGGAACAGCACCATTTCAGGCAGGCTGGTGGCGATGCCGCACAAAGCCGAGGCCAGGGTGAAGCCGATGACGGCGAAGAGGAACAGCCGCCGCTGGCCCAACCGGTCGCTCATCCAGCCGGTCAGCGGCGTGGCGATGGCCGCCGCCACGATATAGGAGGTGAGGACCCAGGTGATCTCGTTCTGCGCCGCGCCCAGGGCCGAGGCCATATGCGGCAGGGCCACATTGGCGATCGTGGTGTCGAGCACCTGCATGATGGTGCCCAGCATGAGCGCCACGGTGAGCAGGCCCTTGTTCTTGACGATCAGCGTGGGCTGGGAAACGGCATTGGCCATGATGGTATCCGAAGGATGGTGGCGCCCCGTGAGCCGGGCGCCGTGCCCTTATTGACCCTGGAGCTTGTCCAGCGTGGACTTGCCGGTATCGACGCTGACCAGCGCGCTCATGCCCGAGCGCAGGGCCACGTCGACACCATCCATGCCGAAATCGATGCGCACGGGAATGCGCTGCACGACCTTGACCCAGTTGCCGGTGGCGTTCTGCGCCGGGATCAGC
This sequence is a window from Devosia ginsengisoli. Protein-coding genes within it:
- a CDS encoding DHA2 family efflux MFS transporter permease subunit, yielding MANAVSQPTLIVKNKGLLTVALMLGTIMQVLDTTIANVALPHMASALGAAQNEITWVLTSYIVAAAIATPLTGWMSDRLGQRRLFLFAVIGFTLASALCGIATSLPEMVLFRILQGLCGAMIAPLAQTVMLNINPKERIGQAMAIYGMGIMVAPIVGPTLGGWLTESFDWRWVFLVNVPVGALCVAMLLLYMPNTEIKRRRFDFFGFGMLALAVGALQLLLDRGAENSWFQSTETWLELGLVISGLWVFVVHSLTAEQPFVDLRMFKDFNFVLASVFMLVMGITLFSGLALLPPLLQNLMGYSVIFTGTLMAPRGVATMVAMMIVGRFSGKVDARLMMLFGAILMSYSLWMMTSFNLEMDYWPIVITGALQGFGMGFLFVPLSTMAFATLAPRMRTDATAMFSLVRNMGQGIGISLVSAVLASMMQVNHAELAARLTPTSQAVQTQMPGLLSGDPQIVSMINGLVQQQSAILSYLDDFWLMMLLSVASIPLILLLRGPKKARNAPPKTQEELALERAHAMAD